In Catenulispora sp. GP43, the DNA window TCGCCCGCTTCCGCGAGTACCTGTCCCAGGGCACGAGCGTGCCCGACGCGGTCCTGGGCACGATGCGCACCGCCGGTCGCACCATCGCCTTCTCGGCGCTGACGGTCGCCGCCGCCCTGGCCGCCCTGCTGGTGTTCCCGTTCTACTTCCTGCGCTCGTTCGCCTACGCCGGCATCGGCGTGGTCGCGATCGCCGCCGGCAGCGCGCTGATCATCATGCCGGCGCTGCTGGCCGCGCTGGGCACCCGTGTCAACGCCGGACGTCTGCCCTGGGCCCGCAAGGCCCAGCAGGGCTCGGCCGCGCCGGCCTGGGGCCGCCTGGCCTCCGCGGTGATGAAGCGGCCGGCCCTGATGGCGCTGCCGGTGGTGGCGGTCCTGGCATTCCTGGCAGCGCCCCTGTTCGGCGCGTCCTTCGGGACGCCGGACGAGACGGTCCTGCCGACCAGCGCACCGGCCCGCCAGGCCGCCGACGCCCTGCACAACGACTTCCAGGGCAACCAGGCGACGGCGGTGCAGGTCGTCACGACCGGGCCGGCCGACACGTCATCGGTCGCCACCTACGCCGCGAAGCTGTCCACGCTGCCCGGCGCGGTGCGCGTGGACAGCAGCGCCGGCTCGTACGAGCACGGCACGTCCCTGGGCATCGGCCCCTCCGACACCGGCATGGCGACGGCCTCCGCCCAGCGCCTGACGGTGTTCACGGCGGCCGACGGCCACTCGGCGGCGGCCGAGCAGCTGGTCCGCGACGCCCGCGCGGTCCCCGGCCCGGCCGGCACCTCGACGCTGATCGGCGGCGACACGGCGCGGCTCATCGACTCCGAGCACGGGATCACGGCCCGCCTGCCCTACGCGATCGCCTGGGTGGTACTGACCACGTTCATCGTGCTGTTCCTGTTCACCGGCAGCGTCACCCAGCCGCTGCGGGCCCTGCTCCTGAACACCCTGGGCCTGTCGGCCTCGATCGGCACGATGGTCTGGATCTTCCAGCAGGGCCACCTGTCCGGCGTGCTCGGCTTCACCCCGCGCCCGATGGACACGGCGATGACGGTCCTGCTGTTCTGCATCGCCTTCGGCCTGTCGATGGACTACGAGGTCTTCCTCACCAGCCGCATCAAGGAACTCCACGCCCAGGGCGCGGACCTGCGCCACTCGGTGAGCGAGGGCCTGGCCCGCACCGGCCGCATCGTCTCCACGGCGGCGGGCCTGCTGGCGGTGAGCTTCTTCGCCTTCGGCACCGCCTCAGTGAGCTTCCTGCAGTTCTTCGGCCTGGGCTGCGGCGTGGCGATCCTGATCGACGCGCTGCTGATCCGCGGCATCCTGGTGCCGGCCGCGATGCGGGTGCTGGGGCGCGGCGCCTGGTGGGCGCCGGGCCCGCTGCGGCGGCTGCACGACCGGTTCGGGGTCAGCGAGGACGCCGGGGACGGCACCGAGGAGCGGTCCCCGCAGTTGGTCGGGTCGTCCCACGCGGAGGCTTGATACTCCGCGCTGGCCGGAGGGGGAGCGCGTGCCACGGATGCGACTCAGGATCCGTGGCACGCGCTTTCGTCAGGGGACGCACAATTGCGGTTCTATGCATACAAGTAACACTCACGAGTGAAACACCCTGGCATACTTGCACGTGAACGGAATATCCGCACTTCACGACATTACTCTTTCGCCGGTGATCACGTGATCACTCCTCAGGTGAAGGAATGATGTCGATGCTGCGAAAAATGACCCTCCGCACAGCCGCCACCGCCCTGGCAGCCGGATGCCTGGCCGTCCTGACGGTGCACGGCGCCGCGGCACAGCAGAACAAGCCGCTGAAGTGGGCGGCCCTGGGCGACTCCTACATGGCGGACGTCGCGGTCCCGCCGTGGCAGAACCCTGGTGAGTCGGACGGCTGCGGCCGATCCGGGCGCAACTGGGAACAGCAACTGGCCACCCGCTTGAACACGCAGAGCCCGGACTGGGTCCAGTTGACCGATGTCACGTGCGGCGCCGCGACCGCCGAAGCCGGCATCCTCGGCAAGCAGACCCTCCTGCTCGGCCCGCCCTTCAACGGCGCCCCGGACGGAGGATGGCCGGCACGCCCGCCGCAGATCGACGCGGTGACCGCCGACACGGACATCGTCACCGTCGGCATCGGCGGCAACGACCTCGGATTCGGCCCGATCATGACCAAGTGCATGGAGCTGGGAAGCGAGAACAAGCGGTGCCAGCCCTACTTCGAGACCGGTGAAGGGAAGCCCGAACTCGACGCGGGATGGCGGACTCTGCGGGCCGGCCTGGCCGCCACCATGACGGCCATCAAGGAGCACGCCCCGCACGCCAAGGTGTTCGTCATGGGCTACCCCGCGGTCGCCGGAGCACCGATCCAGAGCCAGTGCACGCGGGAGATCCTCGGCATCCCCAACTTCTACAAGCTCGGCCCCATGCTGAAGGAGGACGCGCCGTGGTTCGACGAGATCGAGCAGGCTCTCAACTTCGAGGTCGAGAACGCCGCGCAGACAGCCGGGGCCACCTACGTGGACACCTACACCTCCAGCGTCGCCCACGGAGCCTGCCTGCCCTCCGGTAGCGCCAACCAGCCGCCGAACCCGGACAAGTGGATGTACGGGATCTTCGACAAGCTGGTCCTGCCTCCCGGCGTCGCCAAGCCGGCGAAGCCGGAGTACCACTGCGCAGAGCGCGACGAGGTCGAGAACTCGCTTCCTGCCGGGGTGCCGTTCGTCGCGGGTGAGGCATGCACGTTCGTCCACCCGAACTACTACGGCGCACAGAACCAGGCCGCGCAGGCGTATCAGGCCTTCGAGAACGCGGGGCTGACGCCGGCCACGCTCGCCTTCGGCAGCTGAGATTCGCCAGCAGGCGCAAGGCCTCCGGTGTGGCTCGCGGGCATCTGCCAGCTCCACGACCGTGCAGCTCCACGACCGAGCCACCAGGGGCCTTGCGCCGGCCCGCAGACCACCATCACCCCGCCCGCACCACGTTCGCCAGGTCCTCCCCCGCCGCGAACCGCCGCAGCTGCGAATCGATCAACCGCAGCGCCCGGGGCAGGAACGCCGTCGACGCCCCGCCGACGTGTGGCGTGATCAGCACGTTCGGCGTCTGCCACAGCGGGTGGTCCGCCGGCAGCGGCTCGGGGTCGGTCACGTCCAGCGCCGCGCGCAGCCGTCCCGAGGCGCACTCCGCCATCAGCGCCTCGGTGCGCACCACCACCCCGCGCGCCACGTTGACCAGCAGCGCACCGTCCTTCATCCGCGCCAGGAAGCGGGCGTCGATCATGCCGCGGGTCTGGTCGGTGGCCGGGACCATCGCGATCACCACGTCGGCCTGCGGGAGCAGCGCGTCGATCTCTGTGAACGCGTGCACCCCCTCGCGGGCGGTGCGCGCAACGCGGATGACCTCGACCTCGAAGCCGGCCAGGCGGCGTTCGATCGCCGCGCCGATCGAGCCGTAGCCGAGGATCAGGACCGTCTTGTCGGCCAGGGCGTCGTCGACCGCGTTCGGGTCAGCCTGGTAGGTCGGCCGCCACTCGCCGTGCTCGGCCTGGCGCACGTAGCGCGGGATCCCGCGCAGCGCCGACAGGGTCAGTGTCAGCGCCAGCTCCGCCGTCGAGGCGTCGTGCAGGCCGCGGGCGTTGCACAGCGTCACGCCGTCGGGGACGTACGGCAGCACGTTCTCGTACCCGGCCGTCAGCGTCTGCGCCACCTTCAGCTTCGGCATCCGCGCCATGAACTCGGGGTGCGCGTTGACGAACATGTACGGCAACACGAAGAACTCGACCTCGTCGATCGAGTCCGGGACGCCACCGGGCTCGTCGAGGTCCTGACCGGTGAACACGTCCGCCGCCAATCCGTCGGGGACGTCCTTCGCCGACTGTCCGAAGGGGACCCACACCCGGCGCGAGCTAGTCTGCGGCATGGAAGGCACTCTACCGATCGCCCCGGCGCCACTAGGGTGACGCCATGACCATCACACCGGACACCAAGAACTGGACCTGGGTGCTCGAGCGCCCCTGCCCGGAGTGCGGCTTCGCGGCGGGCGCCATCGCCCGCGAGGAGATCCCGATCCTGCTGCGCGCCAACGCCGAGGCCTGGCGCCGGTACTTCGCCGACACCGGCGCCGAGGCCGTGCGCACGCGTCCGGAGCCGGCCAAGTGGTCGCCGCTGGAGTACGCCTGCCACGTCCGCGACTGCAACAAGGTGTACCTGCTCCGCGTCGAGCTCATGCTGAACGAGGACGACCCCGAGTACCCGAACTGGGACCAGGACACGACGGCGGTGGAGGACGAGTACCACGCGCAGGACCCCGACAAGGTCTTCGCAGAGGTCCTCGACACCACCGAGGCGATCGCCGCCCGCTTCGAGACGGTGTCCGCCGACCAGTGGGAGCGCACCGGCCACCGCGGCGACGGCTCCGACTTCACGATCGAGTCGCTGGCCCGCTACTTCGTCCACGACCCGATCCACCACCTCTGGGACGTGACCGGCCGCCGCCACGAGGGCTGAGGCCCTCACATCGGCTCGGCCTCCCACATCGGCTCGGCCCCTCACACCCCGAAGATCCGCGCCGCGTTCCCGTGGCACACGGCGCGGAGCCAGCCGTCGCCGAAATCGAGTCGGGACAAGGCTTCCAGCGCGCCTGTGTAGCTGTAGGGGATGTTCGGGAAGTCGCTGCCGAACAGGATCCGCTCCTCGAACTCCGCGATCCGCTTACGTTCCCGGTCTGGCAGCTCCACCTGTCCGAAGAAGTCGGTGAAGGCCATCGTCGTGTCGAACAGGACGCCGTCGTACCGCTCGGCCAGATCGAGGAACCCGACGTACTCGGGCAGCCCGAAGTGCGCGACGACCAGCCGCAGCGCCGGATGCCTGGCCAGCACCCGCGCCATCGGCTCCGGCCCGGTGTACCGGGTCGCCACGGGCCCCGAGCCGCAGTGGACGATCACCGGGATCCCCGCCTCGGCCAGCGCGCCCCACACCGGGACCAGCAGCGGATCGGCGGGGTCGTAGCCGCCGACCTGGACGTGCGCCTTGAACACCCGGGCCCCGGCCGCGATCGCCGCCGGGACGTACGACGCCGCCTCGGGTTCGGGGAAGAAGGTCGCGCTGTGCAGGCAGTCCGGCGTGCGCGCCGCGAAGTCGGCGGTCCAGGCGTTCAGACTCGCGGCCATGTCCGCCTTGTGCGGATAGGCCAAGGACGTGAAGGCCAGCACCCCGAAGCCGCGCAGGATCTCCAGCCGCCGCTGCTCGTCCTGCCGGTAGCGGATCGGCCATTCGCGGCCGATCAGCGGACCGGCGGCGTCGAAGTAGGCCTGGATCCGCGCCAGGAGGCGGTGCGGCATGAAGTGGGTGTGGACGTCGATCAGGCCCGGCAGGCCCAAGTCCTGCCAGAAGCGCCGGACCTCCGCGGACTCCGCCGCCTGGTCCGCCGTCGGATCCGCCGCCCCTGACTCAAGATCAGTGTCTGCCACGACAGCTACCGTAGCCCGCCGAACTTGCGGCCGAGCGCGCGCAGGGTATCGCAGGTGGCCGGCGGCGAGGAGGAGCCCGGCGGCCGGGGGTGTACCGTCGCGGGCGGTCCTGTCCCCAACCACTCCGAACGACGCGATCAAGCCGCCGCGACACCGCCGGCTAGGAGACTGAGCCAGATCGGATCGAAGCGACGACCGGCGATCGTGCCGATGACGGCCAGTGGGCAGACCGAAGGGCCTGTTATTAGCGCCACCACGGCCGACTTCTCCGGCGGGCGCGCACTAAGCAGCCCGGCACGTTCCGCAGCGAGTGCCACAATACCCTGATTTACCGCCCAAAGCCGCGCGGCAGCCTCACCGACCAGCACCAAACCGCACGCCGGACAGCGACACGCCAATACCCGTCCAGGTACTCGGATCTGGCGCCCGGGCTACTCAGGCCTAGGATCGAGTCATGGAGACGCCAATGCCGCCCGAGGAAGTCGTCGCAGTACTGGAGGGCATGTCGTTCTTCCAGAAGCGGGCCTTGAAGAAGGCCGGCTTCAAGTGGGACGGACTGCACCGCCTGGCTGGCACCGAGTACGGCGCCGGCCTGGTCGAGGCGGTCCTGGCCTGCTTCACCGACCTGCTGGGCCGCGAACCGCGCGCCGACGAGCCGGAGAAGGCCCAGGCGGCGCACCGGCACCCCGGCGTGCCGGGCCCTGAGAAGCCGACGTTCGACGCACCCCGGTACAGCCGGCCCACCAAGGACGAACGGGCCAAGCTCGACGAGCTCGCCGAGATGGCCAAGCAGCAGAAGAAGGAAGCCCGGGCCCGCCGCGATCAGGGAAAGCGCGAACTGCCGTAGCTGCTGGGGTACTGCCGTAGCTGCTAGTGAACTGAACTACGGCGTCGTAGGAAGCCGACCATCCAGCCGCATGTGGATGTCCGCCAACGACTCCGCCACCACCGCCCGCATCGCGACCTCCGCGCGCTCCGGGTCCCCGGCGGCCACCGCCACCGCGACCGCGTCGTGCCGGTCGGCGTCGGCGGGGTCGGGGGCGGTGGGCAGCAGCTTCAGGGCCGCGCGGCCTCGCAGCAGTTCCTCGGTCACCGGGGCCAGTTGCGCGAAAAGGGGATTCCCGCACATACCGAGCACCAGCCGGTGGAAGTCGACGTCCGCCTCAAGGAACGAGGTCCGGTCCCCCTCCGCGGCCGCCGCGCGCATGCGGGCCGAGCTCTCCAGCAGCTTGGTCCGCTTCTGGCGGTCCGCCTGACGCGCCGCCGCGGCGGCCGCGGTCGGCTCGACCGCGGCGCGGAGCTCCGTCAGCTCGTCGAGGACTGCCGTGCGCTCGTTGCCGGCGAGGCGCCAGCGGATCACGTCCGGGTCGTAGAGGTGCCATTCGTGCACCGGCCGTACCGTCAGGCCTACGCGCGGTGAACTTCGCAGCAGCCGCTTGGCCTGGAGTGCCTGCACCGCCTCGCGGATCACGGTGCGGCTGACGCCGAAGGCTTCCGCGAGGTCGTCGGTGCGCAGTACCTCGCCGGGGGCGTGGCGGCCGCCGGCGATGGCGTGGCCCAGGTCGTCGGCGACCCTGCCGGCCAGTCCTTTGCCCAACTCCGGCATGCGTTCTTCCTTCTGTGGCGTGACGTTCTGTGGCCTGACGGTGCCAGACCATCATCGTGCCATCGGCAGGCAGCCCCTTCATATTACGGAACTGTCACCACCTCTTTAATAGTCATACTTTTTGGCCTACGGTGACGCGTGGCGCGCCACGAGGTGTCGCGTACGGGGTCAAAGGAGACTGCAACCGTGAATGCCGCATCACCGTCCGGCACCAAGCCCCCCATCCTGCTCATCACCGGCGTGTCCGGTAGCGGGAAGACCACTGTCGGTTCGCTGCTCGCCGGACGGCTGGGCTGGGAGTACGCCGAGGCGGACTCGTTCCATCCGGCGGCCAACATCGCCAAGATGTCCGCCGGCCACCCGTTGACCGACGAGGACCGCTGGCCCTGGCTGGACAACATCGGGCACTGGATCGACGAGACCACCGCCAAGGGCCGGCCCGGCGTCGTCACGTCCTCGGCCCTCAAGCGCGTGTACCGCGACCGTCTGCTTCAGGGGCGCCCGCAGGTCCGCCTGATCTACCTGGACGCCGACCGCGAGACCGTGGCCCGCCGGCTCACCGCGCGCAACGGCCACTTCTTCCCGCCGGAGTTGCTCGACTCGCAGTTCGGAGACCTGGAGCCGCCGGCCGACGACGAGCACCCGGTGCGCGTCAAGGTCGACGACCGCGACGCGCCGCTGACCGTCGCGGAGAACCTGATCCGCGCCGAGAACCTGCAAGCCGTGGAAGCCGCGCACGACAAGCAGGACAAGCGCGATGAGCACGACAAGCGCGACAAGCGCGGCGAGGAGGTCGGCGCGTGATGGGCTCCGGTTCCGCGCCGGCGGCGCACCCGATATTCGCGGCGGCCGCCACCAAGGCCGCCAAATCCACTGCCTGGACCGGCCACGACACCCGCCTGATCGTGGTCGCGCTGGCCGGCATCGCGCTCGTGGTGCTGATGACCGCGGTGACGAAGATCCACCCCTTCCTGGCGCTGCTGATCGGCGGCCTGTTCGTCGGCATCGCCGGCGGCATCCCGGTGGACAAGCTGCTGTCGACGACCGAGACCGGGGTCGGCGGCGTGCTCGGGAACGTCGGCGTGATCGTGGCCCTGGGCGCGATGCTCGGCAAGATGCTGGTCGACTCCGGGGGCGCCGACCGGCTGGTCGGGGCGATCGTGGACCGGGTCGGCGAGAAGCGGGCGCCGTGGGCCATGGTGCTGGCCGCGATGGTCGTCGGCATCCCGATGTTCTTCGAGGTCGGCCTGGTCCTGATGGTGCCGATCATCTACCTGGTCTGGAAGCGCACCGGCGGCTCGATCCTGCGCGTGGGCATCCCGGCGCTGGCCGGCCTGTCGATCCTGCACGGCCTGATCCCGCCGCACCCGGGGCCGCTGGTGGCGATCAACGCCCTGCACGCGGATCTGGGCACCACGCTGCTGTTCGGCGTCATCGTCGCCATCCCGACCGCGATCATCGGCGGCCCGCTGTACGGCACCTGGATCTCCAAGCGCGTGCACCCGCACCCGCCGGAGAACCTGGCGAAGCAGTACACGGTGACCGAGCGCGAGGAGGGCACGGTCCCCTCGGTGCTCACCACGCTGTCGGTGATCCTGCTGCCGGTGCTCATCATGCTGGTGAAGACCGTCGTCGACATCGCCGACAGCAGCCCCGCCTCCGAGACGCACAAGGTGATGGACTTCATCGGCGACCCGATCATGGCGATGATCATCGGCGTCGTCTACGCGACGTTCGCGCTCGGCTTCCGCCGCAAGGCCTCGGACGTGATGGGCTCCGCGCTCGGCCCGATCGCCGGCATCCTGCTGATCATCGGTGCCGGCGGCGCGTTCAAGCAGATGCTGGTCGGCACCGGCATCGCCGACTCGATCGGCAAGGCCGCGAACAACTCGCACCTTTCGCTGCTGCTGCTGGCCTGGCTGATCGCGGTCGGTATCCGGCTGGCCACCGGATCGGCGACGGTGGCGACCGTCACAGCCTCGGGCATCATCGCGCCGATCGCCGCGGGCCACCACGACACCTCCACGGCGCTGCTGGCGCTGGCGGTCGGCTCCGGCTCGCTGTTCCTGTCGCACGTCAACGACGCCGGCTTCTGGCTGGTGAAGGAGTTCTTCGGGATGGACGTCAAGCAGACGTTCAAGTCGTGGTCGGCGATGGAGACGATCCTGTCGAGCGTCTCGATCGTGGTCATTCTGATCCTGGGAACTTTCGTGCACTAGTGTGCGGCGGCATGGGACTGCTCATGCTGCCTGCATTGGCGCTGCTCACGCTGGTTTCGGCGTGGGCAGCGTCGTTTTC includes these proteins:
- a CDS encoding amidohydrolase family protein yields the protein MADTDLESGAADPTADQAAESAEVRRFWQDLGLPGLIDVHTHFMPHRLLARIQAYFDAAGPLIGREWPIRYRQDEQRRLEILRGFGVLAFTSLAYPHKADMAASLNAWTADFAARTPDCLHSATFFPEPEAASYVPAAIAAGARVFKAHVQVGGYDPADPLLVPVWGALAEAGIPVIVHCGSGPVATRYTGPEPMARVLARHPALRLVVAHFGLPEYVGFLDLAERYDGVLFDTTMAFTDFFGQVELPDRERKRIAEFEERILFGSDFPNIPYSYTGALEALSRLDFGDGWLRAVCHGNAARIFGV
- a CDS encoding SGNH/GDSL hydrolase family protein, with amino-acid sequence MTLRTAATALAAGCLAVLTVHGAAAQQNKPLKWAALGDSYMADVAVPPWQNPGESDGCGRSGRNWEQQLATRLNTQSPDWVQLTDVTCGAATAEAGILGKQTLLLGPPFNGAPDGGWPARPPQIDAVTADTDIVTVGIGGNDLGFGPIMTKCMELGSENKRCQPYFETGEGKPELDAGWRTLRAGLAATMTAIKEHAPHAKVFVMGYPAVAGAPIQSQCTREILGIPNFYKLGPMLKEDAPWFDEIEQALNFEVENAAQTAGATYVDTYTSSVAHGACLPSGSANQPPNPDKWMYGIFDKLVLPPGVAKPAKPEYHCAERDEVENSLPAGVPFVAGEACTFVHPNYYGAQNQAAQAYQAFENAGLTPATLAFGS
- a CDS encoding GntP family permease, with product MGSGSAPAAHPIFAAAATKAAKSTAWTGHDTRLIVVALAGIALVVLMTAVTKIHPFLALLIGGLFVGIAGGIPVDKLLSTTETGVGGVLGNVGVIVALGAMLGKMLVDSGGADRLVGAIVDRVGEKRAPWAMVLAAMVVGIPMFFEVGLVLMVPIIYLVWKRTGGSILRVGIPALAGLSILHGLIPPHPGPLVAINALHADLGTTLLFGVIVAIPTAIIGGPLYGTWISKRVHPHPPENLAKQYTVTEREEGTVPSVLTTLSVILLPVLIMLVKTVVDIADSSPASETHKVMDFIGDPIMAMIIGVVYATFALGFRRKASDVMGSALGPIAGILLIIGAGGAFKQMLVGTGIADSIGKAANNSHLSLLLLAWLIAVGIRLATGSATVATVTASGIIAPIAAGHHDTSTALLALAVGSGSLFLSHVNDAGFWLVKEFFGMDVKQTFKSWSAMETILSSVSIVVILILGTFVH
- a CDS encoding FadR/GntR family transcriptional regulator, giving the protein MPELGKGLAGRVADDLGHAIAGGRHAPGEVLRTDDLAEAFGVSRTVIREAVQALQAKRLLRSSPRVGLTVRPVHEWHLYDPDVIRWRLAGNERTAVLDELTELRAAVEPTAAAAAARQADRQKRTKLLESSARMRAAAAEGDRTSFLEADVDFHRLVLGMCGNPLFAQLAPVTEELLRGRAALKLLPTAPDPADADRHDAVAVAVAAGDPERAEVAMRAVVAESLADIHMRLDGRLPTTP
- a CDS encoding gluconokinase — its product is MNAASPSGTKPPILLITGVSGSGKTTVGSLLAGRLGWEYAEADSFHPAANIAKMSAGHPLTDEDRWPWLDNIGHWIDETTAKGRPGVVTSSALKRVYRDRLLQGRPQVRLIYLDADRETVARRLTARNGHFFPPELLDSQFGDLEPPADDEHPVRVKVDDRDAPLTVAENLIRAENLQAVEAAHDKQDKRDEHDKRDKRGEEVGA
- a CDS encoding DinB family protein, which produces MTITPDTKNWTWVLERPCPECGFAAGAIAREEIPILLRANAEAWRRYFADTGAEAVRTRPEPAKWSPLEYACHVRDCNKVYLLRVELMLNEDDPEYPNWDQDTTAVEDEYHAQDPDKVFAEVLDTTEAIAARFETVSADQWERTGHRGDGSDFTIESLARYFVHDPIHHLWDVTGRRHEG
- a CDS encoding 2-hydroxyacid dehydrogenase, with the translated sequence MPQTSSRRVWVPFGQSAKDVPDGLAADVFTGQDLDEPGGVPDSIDEVEFFVLPYMFVNAHPEFMARMPKLKVAQTLTAGYENVLPYVPDGVTLCNARGLHDASTAELALTLTLSALRGIPRYVRQAEHGEWRPTYQADPNAVDDALADKTVLILGYGSIGAAIERRLAGFEVEVIRVARTAREGVHAFTEIDALLPQADVVIAMVPATDQTRGMIDARFLARMKDGALLVNVARGVVVRTEALMAECASGRLRAALDVTDPEPLPADHPLWQTPNVLITPHVGGASTAFLPRALRLIDSQLRRFAAGEDLANVVRAG
- a CDS encoding MMPL family transporter, which codes for MLGRIGRLAVGRPRAVLIAASLLLVAMVAVGVGAFGVLKSGGFDDTGSQSWKSQQTIDAQFGGQANLILVVGARTGGIDQGTAAQAGQTLTQELSADHGVSNVVSYFATHSPSLRSTDGHSAMVLVRVLGDDTTVGKTTDRLLSGYVKDNAAVTVQAGGEAAVNHNVTSQVTKDLAAAESIAIPLTLVLLVLAFGSLVAALLPLAIGLVAILGTFAELAILGRLTDVSVFAINLTTALGLGLGIDYALLMVARFREYLSQGTSVPDAVLGTMRTAGRTIAFSALTVAAALAALLVFPFYFLRSFAYAGIGVVAIAAGSALIIMPALLAALGTRVNAGRLPWARKAQQGSAAPAWGRLASAVMKRPALMALPVVAVLAFLAAPLFGASFGTPDETVLPTSAPARQAADALHNDFQGNQATAVQVVTTGPADTSSVATYAAKLSTLPGAVRVDSSAGSYEHGTSLGIGPSDTGMATASAQRLTVFTAADGHSAAAEQLVRDARAVPGPAGTSTLIGGDTARLIDSEHGITARLPYAIAWVVLTTFIVLFLFTGSVTQPLRALLLNTLGLSASIGTMVWIFQQGHLSGVLGFTPRPMDTAMTVLLFCIAFGLSMDYEVFLTSRIKELHAQGADLRHSVSEGLARTGRIVSTAAGLLAVSFFAFGTASVSFLQFFGLGCGVAILIDALLIRGILVPAAMRVLGRGAWWAPGPLRRLHDRFGVSEDAGDGTEERSPQLVGSSHAEA